One segment of Brassica napus cultivar Da-Ae chromosome C3, Da-Ae, whole genome shotgun sequence DNA contains the following:
- the LOC106398601 gene encoding uncharacterized protein LOC106398601, with translation MLDMVRSVLKDEYEEVLQDPVFGPILAILENKLMYSGKIIHCFICKQLKVSKLHELWFVFARRPLRFSQQEFYVVTGLKFKDEPDIDFEDWEDDKGFWSRVLKQNWKISLLSIRTEHLEVCNKWTYVDRVRLVYLCIIQGYLIAKDDRVSIPLEYIRLVMDFGKMTMFPWGLHAYDELIDSIRKATKDLHLKNNYVLDGFSIAFQIWVMEAIPDIGTMVGQKFNKNITKVRCRNWKGSGKVSYEDISSLESHFDKGELFPFISASGNSDVIDSDQFFREDEKNDERVGRIVALINAKQDWSEFEWEVQALPRNVELSDSEEGVDVGDVTETHVEEPSHVEELAVIARRGKRKINDPGAEARKKQLLCQWAAEHNSGISGQMKTFIEGLFTSLKEVVQKDIEERFDKVDKEMAQIKEVCLRFRVRQIQWEKKEPLRFCVLQQEWRKTNGEKHHRVCLLQQQRKKAKARQLRLGFLLRFVVALGQER, from the exons ATGTTGGATATGGTGAGAAGTGTTCTCAAGGATGAATATGAGGAAGTTTTGCAAGACCCGGTCTTTGGTCCAATTCTGGCAATCCTAGAGAACAAGCTCATGTACTCAGGGAAGATTATTCACTGCTTCATATGCAAGCAGCTCAAGGTTTCCAAGCTTCACGAGCTGTGGTTTGTATTTGCAAGGAGGCCTCTTAGGTTTTCACAGCAAGAATTTTATGTTGTGACTGGACTCAAGTTCAAGGATGAACCTGACATAGACTTTGAAGATTGGGAGGATGATAAGGGGTTTTGGAGCAGGGTGTTGAAGCAGAACTGGAAGATTAGCTTATTGAGTATAAGGACTGAGCATCTTGAAGTCTGTAACAAGTGGACGTATGTGGACAGGGTGAGACTAGTGTATCTCTGTATTATCCAAGGATACCTCATAGCTAAGGATGATAGAGTTTCTATCCCTCTAGAATACATCCGCTTGGTGATGGATTTTGGTAAGATGACGATGTTTCCTTGGGGTCTTCATGCGTATGATGAGCTGATTGATTCAATACGTAAAGCAACCAAAGATCTACATCTGAAGAACAATTACGTGCTGGATGGATTCTCCATTGCGTTTCAGATATGGGTTATGGAGGCAATCCCCGACATTGGTACTATGGTGGGTCAAAAGTTCAACAAAAACATTACCAAAGTGAGATGTAGGAATTGGAAAGGAAGTGGGAAAGTGTCTTACGAAGATATCAGTAGCCTGGAGTCGCACTTCGATAAG GGAGAGTTGTTCCCTTTTATATCTGCTTCTGGGAACTCGGATGTGATTGATAGTGATCAGTTCTTCAGGGAAGATGAGAAGAATGACGAAAGAGTTGGACGTATTGTTGCTCTGATCAATGCCAAACAAGATTGGTCAGAATTTGAATGGGAAGTTCAGGCTTTGCCTCGAAATGTGGAGCTGTCTGATTCAGAAGAGGGTGTTGATGTCGGAGATGTCACAGAAACCCATGTGGAGGAACCATCACATGTAGAGGAATTGGCTGTTATTGCAAGAAGGGGCAAGCGTAAGATAAATGATCCTGGTGCCGAAGCCCGAAAGAAACAATTGCTTTGTCAATGGGCGGCTGAACATAACAGTGGTATCTCCGGTCAGATGAAGACTTTCATTGAAGGATTATTCACCTCTTTAAAGGAGGTGGTGCAGAAAGACATCGAAGAGCGTTTTGACAAGGTCGACAAAGAGATGGCTCAAATCAAGGAAGTGTGTCTAAGATTTCGGGTCCGTCAGATACAATGGGAAAAGAAAGAGCCTCTGAGATTTTGTGTCCTTCAGCAAGAATGGAGAAAGACCAATGGCGAGAAACATCACAGAGTCTGTCTCCTTCAGCAGCAAAGGAAAAAGGCAAAGGCAAGGCAGCTGAGACTGGGGTTCCTCCTACGGTTCGTCGTAGCCCTCGGCCAAGAAAGGTAA
- the LOC111201295 gene encoding exopolygalacturonase clone GBGE184-like: MKDTDNGLRIKNWRGSSPSTAVDITYEDIMLTNVKNPIIIDQSYGSRGGDSKVAISNVLFKNVRGTTITKDEVQFMCSKSVPCKGVSVVDVELNFVGDKGGHPSSSGGLVGALCTNANVIFGGKLSFPMCPKYISFFGIHKNKSKVSTNIFLFCL, encoded by the exons ATGAAAGATACCGACAATGGTCTTAGAATCAAGAATTGGCGTGGTTCGTCTCCAAGCACGGCTGTGGACATCACCTATGAAGATATTATGCTGACAAACGTCAAGAACCCAATCATCATTGACCAAAGCTACGGCTCAAGAGGCGGA GATTCAAAAGTTGCGATAAGCAATGTGCTGTTCAAGAACGTAAGAGGAACAACAATTACAAAAGACGAAGTTCAGTTCATGTGCAGCAAATCAGTACCGTGCAAAGGAGTCAGCGTCGTTGACGTGGAATTGAACTTCGTAGGTGACAAAGGAGGACATCCCTCCTCGTCAGGAGGTTTGGTCGGAGCTCTTTGTACCAACGCCAATGTTATCTTCGGTGGAAAACTTAGCTTCCCTATGTGTCCCAAATATATAAGCTTTTTTGGTATACATAAGAACAAATCAAAAGTTTccacaaacatttttttgttttgtttgtga